aaaataaaaatgtatcagttCACATCAAGTTGAGAGAAGAAAACCTAAAGAGTGTCTTAATATGCTGCAAAGATAAAACTGTCCATGTTTAAATAGGCAGTTGGTAATAAATATGCTGGTGCACCAATCCAGTCCGATACATCTGCCATGTTGGCTTTCTTTCCACAGAGGACAAGGAAAAAGCCTTCCTCCGCAGTAACCTGTCCATTCTCAGCACAGtccaaaaaaatattatatatatatatatatatatatatatatatatatatatataattcaaagATTAGACTTGGGCCCAGAATTGACCGGTATGGCCCTGAGCTCAGTCCGCATGCACAAGTACTCTCCGGTTACCGCCATCAAGGCCATGCAGGCCACGTTGACCAACCACCAGGACAGCGAGGAGGGAAACTGAGAATTATACATCCAGCAGCAGATTAAGTGGAAGAAGTGCACGGTGGCGGTGAAGTCCAGGCACTGTTTCCCTCGGCGGATGAAGAACCACAGGCCCAGAGCACTGCAGCAATGATACAGAAATACACAATTAAAGTCTTTGAACCGATActatacctgggaatcgatactgatACTTAACAATACCAATTTTCAATACGTGTTGATAAATGTTAACTGTTTAATAATCAGATCTCATCTCTTATCTGATTATAACTTTCTTATATCTTGCGGAGTCTCATTTACAAGTATAGTAGCCTTTGCATGTAgtggcaattccaagacgttagatggcagtagtgtgcaGTTTACGGCAGAGTGGTCCATGAAGAGAGtatggcgccatctttgctaccaaggacgggatgcatgcaattgctgtcgtttttGATGTTAGCTTTTCTGACGAAATAAAGCAAAACAATACGTgtatatagttctaaacatactccagcagATAAACGTACAAtaaaacatgattttatttcgTGCGCTCTGCTGTGTTTGGTGACCTGCAGGCACGCTAACGCGCACACAATAAACGTAAGAAAATACACGGAACAACCAAAATAATAACTTATTCCCCTCATTTTACATAATTCTTCATTAGCAATGGACCAACAATCATGGAAAATTTGTGAATTTTGTGTGACGTATGGTGGTGTCTGCCTccaataattaatattaataataataataataataataactgtcatCTGTTATTACACCTAcaacattgtttattttattattttgtatagcAAATGTGctgctttaaaataataatttggtccaataatatttgaatattaattactgcataacataaattaatttccatacttaagtaagaataacagaccaaatacatgttacacagctggcactaaacctgcagaaaatagttcttgtcagctttacattttcacactattttcttatactttatgaagcatttcttacatattccctcattttaagagcttattgttcacgtgtttaatgtgattttacaattttgtttacattgtttgttttccatgcttgtgttggcgtttcctttctgccttgatagctgaggggttataatcagaggaagagcGTGATACAGGTTTTAACCCTATTATCTGATATCAACTCTACTTTTATTGTTCTTCAAGTACAATGGTAATGACAAATTAACCTGTTGTGAACAGGGGGCGGGGgggactcgttttcattgagggctacATAGCAGTTATAGTtgcccccagagggccgcttttgtgtgtgtgtgtgtgtgtatatacacacacacacacacacacacacacacacacacacacacacacacacacacacacacacacacacacacacacacacacacacacacacacacacacacacacaggtaaaagccagtaaattagaatattttgaaaaacttgatttatttcagtaattgcattcaaaaggtgtaacttgtacattattatttattcattgcacacagactgatgcattcaaatgtttatttcatttaattttgatgatttgaagtggcaacaaatgaaaatccaaaattccgtgtgtcacaaaattagaatattacttaaggctaatacaaaaaagggatttttagaaatgttggccaactgaaaagtatgaaaatgaaaaatatgagcatgtacaatactcaatacttggttggagctccttttgcctgaattactgcgttaatgcggcgtggcatggagttgatgagtttctggcactgctcaggtgttatgagagcccaggttgctctgatagtggccttcaactcttctgcgtttttgggtctggcattctgcatcttccttttcacaataccccacagattttctatggggctaaggtcaggggagttggcgggccaatttagaacagaaataccatggtccgtaaaccaggcacgggtagattttgcgctgtgtgcaggcgccaagtcctgttggaacttgaaatctccatctccatagagcaggtcagcagcaggaagcatgaagtgctctaaaacttgctggtagacggctgcgttgaccctggatctcaggaaacagagtggaccgacaccagcagatgacatggcaccccaaaccatcacccaaccatgcaaattttgcatttcctttggaaatcgaggtcccagagtctggaggaagacaggagaggcacaggatccacgttgcctgaagtctagtgtaaagtttccaccatcagtgatggtttggggtatgtgggctttgtaccgaggatgtcgttgtggcttgtgcagccctttgagacacttgtgatttagggctatataaataaagattgattgattgattgattgatttcaagttccaacaggacttggcgcctgcacacagcgcaaaatctacccgtgcctggtttacggaccatggtatttctgttctaaattggcccgccaactcccctgaccttagccccatagaaaatctgtggggtattgtgaaaaggaagatgcagaatgccagacccaaaaacgcagaagagttgaaggccactatcagagcaacctgggctctcataacacctgagcagtgccagaaactcatcgactccatgccacgccgcattaacgcagtaattgaggcaaaaggagctccaacccacAATTACAATACTCaatcaagtattgagtattgtaaatgctcatatttttcattttcatacttttcagttggccaacatttctaaaaatcccttttttgtattagccttaagtaatattctaattttgtgacacacggaattttggattttcatttgttgccacttcaaatcatcaaaattaaatgaaataaacatttgaatgcatcagtctgtgtgcaatgaataaatataatgtacaagttacaccttttgaatgcaattactgaaataaatcaagtttttcaaaatattctaatttactggcttttacctgtgtatatgtgtgtataatgtgtatatatatatatatatatatatatatatatatatatatatatatatatatatatatatatatatatatatatatatatatatgtgtgtataatgtatatatatatatatatatatatatatatatatatatatatatatatatatatatatatatacacacacagtatatatatatatatatatatatatacatacatatatacacacacacacacacacacatacacatatatatatatatatatatacacacacacatatatacatatacagcagtcctgggttcgggatctttctgtgtggagtttgcatgttctccccatgactgcgtgggttccctccgggtactccggcttcctcccacctccaaagacatgcacctggggataggttgattggcaacactaaatgggccctagtgtgtgaatgtgagtgtgaatgttgtctgtctatctgtgttggccctgtgatgaggtggcgacttgtccagggtgtatcccgccttccgcctgattgtagctgagataggctccagcgccccccgcgaccccgaaaggaataagcggtagaaaatggatggatgtatatactgtgtatatatatatatatatatatacatacacatacatacatacacatatatatatatatatatatatatatatatacacatacacacacatacattaacaatatattttttacataagctgcaacatttttttttacattttactataaaactggcagctcagtcaccagaattttatagtaaaaacgttttgtttttttacagcatataaacaaATTGAATAAATGGAAAGGAGGAACAATACCACAGTTTTTagaggtaaaattcaagcaacagagcttgAATTTTGCtgttttaatgtttaaaaaaaatttttttttaatgtcttactgtatatggaaaaaactgtaccaaagttaattttacggtaaaaaaaaaaactcagttgccggaatttaaccgtaaaatctattgccaATTTtaaagtctacaatttgattgataatttgttttgaaatgataAGTAAagaagatatttaagtacagtatttatctttattttaacaaaaaatatttttggaatacatgataatatattttCATTTTGATAATGTTGAATTTTAaatgatatgcaattgcatgcagtacatgatttttgacGTCagaagggaaagaacaaatatatttagtaagaaaaaattaagcattttattaatgcaaattatttccaggctttcgcaggccacataaaataatgtggcgggccagatttggcccccgggccttgagtttgacaccagtggtCTAAAAGATGTCAAGCGCAGGAGAgggttgggtaacactttagtatggggaacatagtcataacaaagactataaaaatgggacccattacctccctgcttggcactcagcatcaagggctgcaattggggttaaatcaccaaaaattattcccgggcgcggccaccgctgctgctcactgctcgcctcacctcccagggggtgatcaagggtgatgggtcaaatgcagaggacaaatttcaccacacctagtgtgtgtgtgtgacaatcattggtactttaactttaacttatattcaccattaattagttgcttattaaagtaacaaagacttaatttagaattatttggacactaagggaacatatacgggatagttagggttagggatggGGTTACtactaagcaataattctgaggttattgagggaacactcttagttaatggcttactggttgtataataaggccatgcagaataaggcattaataagtacttaataatgactaattaacaggcaatatgttactaatttgcatgttaataagcaactaattaatggtgaatatgtgttccccatactaaagtgttaccaagggTGTCTTCTGCATATAATAACTCTTCTGCCATATTTTGATGAAAAGCTAAACATCCATACTTCaatcacatcttgattgttttacTTCAAACTCCTCCCGGTGGTGTATGAAAGCAAAAACTAGAAACATACAGTAGTCTTGGTAAACACTGCATGGCTTTACATACCAGGTGAGAGAGTTCAAAACATAGGCCATCATTGACAGTCTGCCCTGCATGGTTGCAAACCCCAGGACCTGATAATGGTAGAAGAAAAGTGTCACGGGCaaagaaagaaagacaaaaaGCTCCAGAGAACCTACTTCAAAGCTGAAGATCTGGTCTAGTGAGCGGTGTGTTTGCACCAGACTGTCCACCCCCGCCAACCACAGGCCCAGGAAGCTGTAGAAGATGCACTGCATCAACACAATCTGACACACAATCAGGATGGGGTCCCAGATGTAACTGCGGAAGTGACTGGACATTGTGGACTCAAAGTGCTCGTGCAGGCCCAAAGGATGCGTTCAGCTGGCATCCACACGTACCATCCGCCGTGTTTTACTTCAACATCTGGAAAACACACACAGTTAAAAATACTCTCTGCTtcatttagtttagtctttatttgaagggacaatgcacagagacattaagctaaaagacagatatgttctgcaccaaaTTATAgcgaaatagctcatttccatctgcagttagCAAAATTAAAGatatacaaaaacatgcaataaatTTACATAATAAAATGACACAAAGTCATAAAAAGcactttcattgacacatacttaaacATTACaaccacctctcctttacatcataacgcaTAGACAATACacgctcttgttcacatctgtcatttgtaaaaacaaaccaGAATTTCAACCGACACACCTCACAGCTTACAACAAAATgttctcatgcataaatataatacacattaagttgacatgtcaaacatagtgcccacctcacctctttttaaattcaattgtGAATGACGAGTAATCTTGtttgacttttcaagtttgtgttttttgtagttgtcacagcagatgtaaactggacaaagtgcttaagtggcgctggtgcagtgttatttaggattagatgggccattcgtattgatgctaatctttgaatgttagcaaAATTTAACAGTCTATATTTATGAAGAACTAAACAGAgatggtggtgttgtggttttcggtcaaggattttgagcggttgtttgtgcaaagtttccaatggcctcagtgtAATTTTGCTCGCCTATtgatttatcagaatcagaatacctttattatcattgcatggaaacaacgaaattgaacagcaatccagctcagtgcttttaaaacaacctacataaaacactcttaagacaacaaacaataataaaaaaattaaaaacataatacaaattttaaaaacatattgctcAGCAGATCTCTATCAGAGTTAAGCAggttaataaagtggtgagtgttcaggtaagtgcagagtttagggcaataacagctctaggatagaatctgtttttcagtctatctgtccttgctttgatggtcttataacgcctccctgagggcaagagttcaagtcagtggtgacctgggtgggatgagtccctgaggatgctgaTTTAGCAGCATAAGTCGTCTTTGTTTGCATTACAACTGCAGTCAGTATAATCAGACAAAGACAGTGGAAAAGGAATGCAATCAGGAAAATCCTAGCCCTGAACTTTGGGTGGTTTTTTAAGAGGGATCGACCAATTATAGGCGTGTACATACGAGTAATATGAGATGCTACTTGACAAACCATCCCCGGAAAACACatttgaagccagcgaagctAAACATCAACTTATGAGGTATTTACATCATTGAAAGTTAAAGTTTTGACTATTAGCATTTTCCAAATAAAAAGGTCTGCTGTAGATCACTGCTTGTCagaaagacactaaagtgaacattattgtttcaCACTGGATTTTACAATGTCACTTGTTAGACACTCAAATAcagtatgtttgtttttttatatatttgcttgCAACAGTGGATGTTTTAGCACTATTCTTTGCACATAAAACACATGTTAGTATGGTAAAAAGTATGATGAAAACATTGTATTCAATTACAGTAAATATGTATATCCTAAaccggggtcagcaacccgccgcTCTTGGGCCGCattcggctctttagtgccgccctagtggctccctggagcattttaaaaaaaggattgaaaatggaaaaacatggggggaaattttgtttttgttttagtatgttttttatttgaggacaaacatgacacaaaccttcccagttgttagaaagcccactgttgaatatgtttgtgtgtatgcttcactgatgacagtatttgttgaacatcgttt
This sequence is a window from Nerophis lumbriciformis linkage group LG23, RoL_Nlum_v2.1, whole genome shotgun sequence. Protein-coding genes within it:
- the sys1 gene encoding protein SYS1 homolog, yielding MSSHFRSYIWDPILIVCQIVLMQCIFYSFLGLWLAGVDSLVQTHRSLDQIFSFEVLGFATMQGRLSMMAYVLNSLTCALGLWFFIRRGKQCLDFTATVHFFHLICCWMYNSQFPSSLSWWLVNVACMALMAVTGEYLCMRTELRAIPVNSGPKSNL